In Lolium rigidum isolate FL_2022 chromosome 3, APGP_CSIRO_Lrig_0.1, whole genome shotgun sequence, the genomic window AGTTGGTATAGGTGCCGGTTCCGTGGCCCTCAATCAACCGAAACCGATCCGTGCAGGCTTCCGTGCCGCTCAATCTCCAACATAAACGCGCGACTATATTTACACGCTTCCACTCGGCACCCAAACCGAACGTGCCTCGTTTGCTCTGTCTCGCCGTCTCCAACTCCGGCGACCGAGACCACTTTCCTTCTCGccggaaaagagagagaaagagcgAAACTTCGAGCCAAGGATCATGGCGACCATGGGTCtgacgcggacggaggaggagttcCGCACTTCCTTCTTCGACGGAGAGACGACGATCGAGAGCAGGATCCAGGCCCTCAAGAACCTTGGCGCCACCGAGGTACAATACATTGCTAATCAACTTGTATTGACCTGTCAGGGAATCTGCAGCTAATTACTTCGAGCAAATTCGATGGAGTTGTTTTCTCATCTAGTACCAGTTGATTAGCATGAACATGCATGACGGAAGAATCTGCTTCCTGATACACAATGATGCTATATGGTTTATCTATCAGCAATGTCATAACGCAGTGTGTATAATGTATGCAGATCAGCAACAGGAAGTCGTGCCGGTGGCTGAACGACAGCTTGCTTCTGGAGCTCGTCCCTTGTCTTGACGCCGACGAGATCAAAGGCCTCTTCGCTCCACCACCATGGGGTAAATAATCGATCCATCCAACAAACCTGAAAACTCCAGTATTATTCCTCTGCATTTCAATTACTCGACCACAAGAGTCACATGATTCTGATCGACGTTGTGCGCGCGTGTGTGCAGGTGAGGAGCAGCCCATGTCCGCGTTCTGCATGACAAGTGCTGCTGCTGGATGGGATGTCTTCAGGACCATCGACATGGACGTTCAGGTATATTGAGGCCAAATGCATGTACACAGATGTGCAGATTTTTTGCTTTAATATACTAGCACCATTGCACATCAGCTCGTAGATGTGTGTTTCATCGTCATCGTACAGTACACAGAACCACCAGTATGAGCACTTATAGTATATTGTTGGCGATTTTTATCATCTCTAGGCAAGTTTTATGCAATTTCACACGAAACAATCGCCTGCGGATCGGAAGAACAGTCGTCGTCTGGACCAAGATGAGGCGATCGCGCTGAAAGCATGGCACCGTGTAGATGGTCAGACAAGAGAAGCTATCAAGAGCAACTTCCTGCCTCATCTGCTCGGGATATACGAAGTATGTATACCTTCTTATGAACCTACGTTTTCTGAACCACACGTATACATTGTATTTTCAGCTTTGTCCCTCAACATTGCTTAGGAAGGTAGAACATGGATTCAGTGGCCTTGGAAATTTTGCAGCGATTTAAAACTACTAGTACCCAAACTAGTTAATTACAGTAGTTATCCAACTGAAAGTACATGTGTACTAGATTAATTGTCCATGTGTATTGATTCCTTGCGTAAACGAGGAAGGTACCATACACTATATTTTCACTAGTGTCCGTGAAGACGCTTGGAACATTACAGTATTCACTGTCCAATCAAGACTTGTAAACTCTTCAGCAATGTTAAGTCAATCCAGCAGTAGTTAACTAGTTATCCAACTGAAA contains:
- the LOC124696258 gene encoding uncharacterized protein LOC124696258 gives rise to the protein MATMGLTRTEEEFRTSFFDGETTIESRIQALKNLGATEISNRKSCRWLNDSLLLELVPCLDADEIKGLFAPPPWGEEQPMSAFCMTSAAAGWDVFRTIDMDVQASFMQFHTKQSPADRKNSRRLDQDEAIALKAWHRVDGQTREAIKSNFLPHLLGIYEARVRAFIEDTSGDKDVLALDVQDPFQRLLLHGVCEFYNVASETTSSTVRECGGDKLWKTTMIRKRPGTAAPSRITLVDFLARRKNGSL